The nucleotide window TCAGAGGGGACACGATATGCACGCTAAGGGAATTTAAAACAAACACGGTTCTGTAACAAATATAGAATAAATGAGATAACAGAGTAAACACGGTTTAGGGACTCTCCTTGCTGCACAGTTCTCTCTGGGGGACACAGGCTCCCTGCTCACCTGGACACGGTGATCTTCAGTTCCTCCATGTGGATGGTCATTTGTCGGAGCTGATCCTTTAGAGCAGTGCAGTTCTCCTCTTTGAGTCTGACCTCCTCCTCTTTGGTCTGAATGGCATCACCGAACCTCTGCTcccatttcttggcttcatcgaTCACCCTGTCCCGGTCATCCTGGAGGGACGACATGCTCTTAGTGAAGGCCGCAAGCTGGGCCAAGGTGCTGTCCAGGCTTTGCTGCAGCTCCTTCATGTCCTTGTCTTTCCTGGTCAGACTGACTTGAATCTCGGCAAGCGTGTCTTCCACATGGGCTTTTTCTCTGTGCAAAGCATCCAGCTTCTCTTGCATGTTCTTCTTCTCTTTTCGGTGTTTCTCTTCTGCTTGCTCCAGTCTTCGCAAGAGGTCTTCGTCTTTTTGTTTTATCTGGCTTTTGATGGACTCTTTGTTTGACTGAAGCTCCTTTTTCAACTTGAGGTTGTCCGCTAGCACTCTTGCTGCTTCGCTTTGGGTGTCATCTAGCAGTATCTTGAAGCTGGATAACTCGGCCTGTGCCTTCTTGTGGTGTTCAACGGCCTGAGCCAGATTTCCTTTGGTTGCATCCAAATCCTTTTGGGATTCAGTGTGAACAAACTCGAGGGCCTTGACGGTCTTCTCCAGGGCACTGATCCTGCCGAGGTACCGGATGCAGTCCTTCTGCAGTTGCTTCACTTCTTGCTGTTTTTCCTTGAGCAGCTCCTGTAGCTCTTTGGCGTGGATTTTACTGCCAGGTCCCTTCTGGGCACCTTGTATCTTTTCCATGTACTCTTTTCGTATTTCTGACTCCACCTTGGTTTTTTCCTTGACCAGctgctgcttttcttcttctaatTCACTCACACATCTTTTAAGGTTCTGCATTTCTGACTCTAGTTGCTCGTTCTTTATTTGGGCGTCTGTAACATCCTGGTAATAATTCCCGATGCTCCCATTAAGTTCCGCCAGTTGATTCATCAGCCTCTCTTCTAagtcatctttctcctcctctgctgTCTCTTTCAGCTTGGTGACTCTGGAGAGCTCCTCTTGGATTTGCTGATTCAGCATGTTTATTTTGGCAACCTCTTCCTCCAGGAGCTTGAGCTCACTATCCTTTGCAGATATCTGAGTCAGTAgggcatttttttcattttccaaaGTCTGGCTAagctccctgtctttctgtttctccatctctAACTCAGCAATTCTTCCTTTAAGCTGATCAAGCTGCTGGAGGTAGTTATTGATGTCATCGTGTGAGCTGAAAGTCTCACTGACACCAGGCTTGGCACTGTTAGCCAAGAGAGTAGCTTCTGCATCTTCAAGCTTGGCATTTTCACTCAGGGAATCTTGTTCTTGAGACTTGCCTACCACGGCTTCTGTTACCTCTTCGATGACATCCTTTGGCTCATCGGACTTCTCGGTGGTCTCGAGGCTAGCTTGTTTCAGTTCCTGAGCTTCTACCTGAAGCTTCAGATTACGAGTCTCTTCACTCAGAGTGTTCTTCTCTGCCATTAAAGCCTCAAATTCCTTAGAAAGGGTTTTATACTCCAATGTGATCCTTTCTAGTTCCTCCTTTAAGCTGGcattggaagaaagaagagcTTCCATGCTTTCATTGGCTCCTCCTACAGGCTGGGCCTCTGCTCTAAGTCGGTCGTTTTCTTCCTCTAGCTCAAGGATCTTCTGCTGCTTAGATTTGGCAAACTTTCTCATCTTCTCCTTCATCTCCTCCATTTCCTGTTCTGCATCCTgcagctgcttctctctctctctcttgtctgaCTCTGCGCTCCTTAACTTTGCGTACACCTCCTGCTTCTCTTGCCTCACGCTCTCCACCACGTGTTGAATCCTCTCTGCCTCATTGCTCACATTCTCGTAGGACTGCAGAAGAACTTCATACTCTTTCTGTAGCTCCTTGTGCTTCTCTTGCCATTCGGTGCTCTCTGCAATCTTAGAACATCTCACGGATTCCAGCTCCTTCATCAGCTTTTCCTTGTCTTCAGTGAGGCCCCCGAGAGCTAGCTTCAGGCTTTCACAAGAGCCACCAAGGCTCTGATTTTCCAGTAAAGACTTGTCCATTTCTACAATGAGTTTGTCCCTTTCTTCCTGAAGAAGGGCTAACTTTCCTAGGAGTGCATCTTTCTCTTGATTCTGAACAGAAACCTGGCTCTCTACATCTGCCAGAGATTTGGTCAGGTGTTCAACAGCATCTCTGGCCGAGGACAACTGCTCCTGCAGACTCTTGTTTTCCTTGAGGGCCTCCTTCCGGGAGATGAGGGCAGCCTGCAGTTTCCTCTGTAATTGCTGTTTTGCCTTACTTTCTTCCTCAAGCTCTTTTGGCTGCTTCTTTAGCTCACAAATTTCCACCTGGACCTGCTTTAGCCTCTCCTCATGCTCCTTGGCTTGCATTTCCAGCTGTGTGTGCAGGGCCTTGATTAAACGCTCCTGCTCCTCCATTTCTGTCTGTACGGTGGTGAGGGTCTGCTCCTTCTCACCAAGCTGTCCAACAAGGTAGCTGACCTCTTCTTCCTTCTGGCCCACGTGCTTTTGCAGTGTTTCTAGTTCAGGCTGTAATGTTTTCAGATGTTCCAGGTCAGCAATTTTCAATTGGCTGCTTTCCAATTCTTGCTTCAGCTGTTCTGTGTGGGCCTTGGCTTCGTGGGACGCTGCCTTCAAATTCTGGATTTCTAAGCCCTGTTCATTGATCTGTTCTTGTAGTAGTAATACTTCTTCAGATTTTTTGGTCAGCTCACTTGTTGTAGAACTAATTTTCAATTCCAGCTCTTCTTTCTCAACCTCAATTTCTTTCAGCTGGTCCTGAATCTGGGCAACAGAAACGGTAGCCTGGAGAGTTGCTGTCTCTCCAGGGTGCGAAGGCTGAGCTGCGTGTAAGTCAGACTCTGAAGCAGGCTCTGTGCCTTCGAGTGAAAGGCCTTCTGAACCGTGAGTGGGCTCCTGCTGGCCAGTGCCTGGGAGCTGCTGGTCTGTAGACTCCTTTGCTTGGAGTTGCCTTAGGCGGGCCGCAATGTTCTCATTTTCCTTACTCTGCCCATCAAACTGTTCCTGTAGGTGACGGTAAGCATCCTTCTGCTCCTTGAGCTCTTCCTTcagatgtttctctttctcttgtgcCTTTTTTAGAATTGCCTTACGGGAAATTAAGGCTTCTTGAAGCTTCTTTTGAAGTtgagtcttttctttttccaggtCTACTATCTTTCCCTCCAGCTCCGGCTTCCAgtgctccccaccccctgcaCGGGGTGGGCTGCTCACCGAGGTTTCCTTTACTGCTGAGTCtccatccccagcatccatgGTGCCTGTGATGAATTTCTGAATAGTTGCTTGGTTTTCAGTGATCTCTTCTTGAAGCAAGTCTATCTGCTTTGTCTTATTCTGCAGGTCCTGAGTCATCCGTTGGACCAAGGCCTGTAactcttcttctgctgctgccttTTCTTTTAAGTCCCTCCTTATGCCCTCCAGTTCCACTTCCTTTTCAGATATTGTCAGTCTTAAAGAAACCTCTAGTTCCCTCCACTCAGAAGTCCCATACTTTTCTGGGTCATCTTTGTTCTTGCTGTCTTCCTCCAGCTCTCTCTTCTCACTCTCCCTGAGGGAGTCTTTTGTGGACTCCTCTCTCACCTTGGCTAACTCCTCCTCCAGCTTGCTGACTTTCTGCAGTAGCTCCTTTCTGCTGATCAGCGCTGCCTGCAGTTTCCGCTTCCTCTGCTCACTCTCTTTCCTCAGCCACTCAAGTTCTTGCTGTAGTGCGTCTTTACACACTGGCTCCTGTGCGCTCGACTCATGTGGACCATGTTTAGGGCTGGACTCAGCTCCACTGTCTTCTACCTGCTCTTTCTTTGCTCCTTCAGCTCTGGACAATAAACTGAGCTGCTCCTTCAGAGTCTTAATTTCTACCCCAAGAGAAAACTTCTCTTCATTAAGCTGAACCATTTTCTCTGTCATACTGAAGCTGAGTTCAGTCACTTGCTGATCCTTCTCCTGGATGGTTTGCTGGAGTGTCTccacatctttctttttctctaacaAGAGTTGGTCCATTTGGGCTATTTCCAGCTCCTTCTGTGAAAGCGCCTGCGACagttcttccatttcttttgagATGTCCTTCATACGCTCTGCCCCCTCTAGCACTTCACTTTCCTTCGTCTGCAGTtggctctgtaggcttcttatctgTGTTCCCTGTTCAGAAAATTGTAGTTGCACACCATCCAGCTCTCTCTGTAAAGTCTCGATTTTCACATCTTTAGATTTGGCTTCTATGCTTAGGCTGTGGATCTGCTCGGTGAGCAGGTTGTGCTGAGccctctgactttcatagtccAGACCTCTTTGCTTCTCTGCTTCTGCAAGGCTGGTTTCCAGTTCTCGGACCTGAGCCCGGAGTTCTCCAAGGACATCAAGCTCCTTCACCCGGTAAAGCAGCTGGTCTCTTTCTTCACACACAGCAGTGAGCGTGCTGCGGGCTTCCTCCGCACTCTCTTTGAACTCCTTGGTAAGCTGGGTTAGGCTGCTAATTTCCTTCGCTTTCTCACTTAAATTCTTCTCATGAGTTTCCTTGGCTGTATGAAGGCTTGTCTCAAGCTCCAAAACTTGAGTTTTCAGCCTTTCCAGTTCACCCTggtgacacagacagacatgtggtGCAGAGAGGGATTTGTCCACACCGTCCGGCTGTGGGGAGTTCAGTTCCATTCCGGTGTCATTTAGAGGTCCCGCCTCCAATGTTCCGTGCTGATCTCTCATGCCTGCctgttccccttccactgctgggACACTGTTCTTGTCACGGGGCGCACAGAGGACATCTCGTGCTGTAACTGAGGGCAGTCCTTCACTCTCCATCATCTGTACTTCTTTCCGATCAAGGACCTCATAGTCCCCTTCAGGCCTTTTGCCCTGCAGCTGCGACTTAAGAAATGCAATTTCCTCCTGGGCTTCCTTCATTTCCACTAATAAAACCGACAGCTCTTTatgtttctgagaaaatgtgttCTCTAGGACATCCTGTCCACTTTCTTCAGTAGAAGAGTCGCTCCTGTTGAGCAAAGCAATACCAGCTGTGCTGACCTATTAACAAATAAGGGGGAAAAACACCAAGAAAGGCCTTAATCACAGAGCTCATACAGCACTACAAACAGCCCGATACAAACTGGCATTTCTTGAATTTCCTAAAACTTGAAACCTTCTGGTTCAAACTTCTTTTATGCCACAAAACTGTTAAAAACCTGTCAAACTCTGTATCTCCTAAACTGAATGTCCATATGCAATCAGAGGCAGAAGGGCCCGGGGAAGCCTGCAATCCATTTTCTAGATATTTCCCATATAAAAGAACGTTCTTCTTTTAGGTTAACATGCCTAGTTATTTCGTCTAAAAtctgcttaaaaacaaaacaaaacgggctggggatttagctcagtggtagagcgcttacctaggaagcgcaaggccctgggttcggtccccagctccgaaaaaaaaagaaccaaaaaaaaaaacaaaaaacaaaaaaaaaaaaaaacaaaaccaaaccagcaACAAACAATTAAATACCCTGTCTGACACCAAAGTGTATGTTATATTtattagcattttgtctaagctttGCCCtaacctggcaacagccaggtatgcctgactcactgtaaaaggggctgcttgtcccctcctctcttgcttttccctcccacccccatctccacatgctcatggctggcctctactgctccaccccctctttctctctctctctcttgtaactcccctccccatgcagtGAATACTCTATTCTATACCATACAGTCATGTGGCTGTCCCTCATGGGGAAGGGACGCCTCAGCACGGGCCTATGAAGGCACTCCTTTCCCCACACCCAACCACATCTCCACCAAAACACATCTCCTCTCCATCTTTATAAAACACACCTATATTTCTCTTCTTAAGCAATTTACTAAATAAAttgtacaattaaaaaaaataacactgaCACGTAGATTGCCAAACAAGCAGATGCAGACATGTTACCAGGAACAAAATGTCTAAAATGTGCTCCACTGGTGCTTGGACATGACATTAAGGACCCATGTGGCAAATATGACTGTTCTAGGTAAATCCCTTCATGTCATTGCTACTGTTTGCTTGGGAAAGAAAGCTAGCGAGTCACACGATGCAGTTAATTTACTTAGGTTAAGAAATCCTATCTCACAAAATACAGTGGAGAGCTGACCAAGGAAACCTGATGCTGACCTTTGGTCTTCACaggcacggacacacacacacacacacacacacacacacacacacacacacacacacacacagacacacaccccatTTACAGAAGCACACAAAAAGTTTTGGTTTGGGGGATGTGGGCGTGGCTCACGGGGAAAAGTGCTTGCTGGACgtgcgtgaggacctgagtttggctctccagcatccatgtaaacgccaggtgtggtagcacatgtctaTAACCTCAACAGGGTTCATGAGGACTACCTTAATAATTTGTAACTCGCTGGTCCCTGCATTATGGAGACCATAGTTCACCGTTCTCAGTACTAGGCCCTGCAGAGAGCTCTCCATAACTTCAGGTCAGTCTTATGTTTCCATCCCTACAGACAGGAAGCTCAGACACAGTAATAAAATTGCTACCATAGGGTTCAGT belongs to Rattus norvegicus strain BN/NHsdMcwi chromosome 11, GRCr8, whole genome shotgun sequence and includes:
- the Golgb1 gene encoding golgin subfamily B member 1 isoform X2 gives rise to the protein MLSRLSGLANNVLHELSGDYTGWTTMTSSEAELPQGSAMELNNSTQKDVLDRLADAEKLVLELKDIISKQDAQLQQKDEALQEEKKGAESKIKKIKLHAKAKITSLNKQIEELKTQGGAASPPEVQAEELSKHDKSSTEEEMEVEKIKHELQEKEKLISNLQAQLDQAQSEQASQLDKSSAEMEDFVLMRQKLQEKEELIGALQTQLSQTQAEQAAQQVVREKDARFETQVRLHEDELLQLVTQSDVETEVQQKLRVMQRKLEEHEEALLGRAQVVDLLQKELTSAEQRNQDLSQQLQLLEAEHSTLRNTMEAERQESKILMEKVELEMAERKEELYQLQGQLERAGQAQAELEMQYGTLQQRHETEMEEKTACISLLQKNEQELQSACDALKEENSKLLQEQQEQAAKSAQALQQLEDELQQKSKEISQFVNKPNLEKHETSSQTSLPDVYNEGVQAVMEESVASLQKRVLELENEKGALLLSSLELEELRAENEKLCSRITLLEAQNRAGEADGMVCEVSTAGIALLNRSDSSTEESGQDVLENTFSQKHKELSVLLVEMKEAQEEIAFLKSQLQGKRPEGDYEVLDRKEVQMMESEGLPSVTARDVLCAPRDKNSVPAVEGEQAGMRDQHGTLEAGPLNDTGMELNSPQPDGVDKSLSAPHVCLCHQGELERLKTQVLELETSLHTAKETHEKNLSEKAKEISSLTQLTKEFKESAEEARSTLTAVCEERDQLLYRVKELDVLGELRAQVRELETSLAEAEKQRGLDYESQRAQHNLLTEQIHSLSIEAKSKDVKIETLQRELDGVQLQFSEQGTQIRSLQSQLQTKESEVLEGAERMKDISKEMEELSQALSQKELEIAQMDQLLLEKKKDVETLQQTIQEKDQQVTELSFSMTEKMVQLNEEKFSLGVEIKTLKEQLSLLSRAEGAKKEQVEDSGAESSPKHGPHESSAQEPVCKDALQQELEWLRKESEQRKRKLQAALISRKELLQKVSKLEEELAKVREESTKDSLRESEKRELEEDSKNKDDPEKYGTSEWRELEVSLRLTISEKEVELEGIRRDLKEKAAAEEELQALVQRMTQDLQNKTKQIDLLQEEITENQATIQKFITGTMDAGDGDSAVKETSVSSPPRAGGGEHWKPELEGKIVDLEKEKTQLQKKLQEALISRKAILKKAQEKEKHLKEELKEQKDAYRHLQEQFDGQSKENENIAARLRQLQAKESTDQQLPGTGQQEPTHGSEGLSLEGTEPASESDLHAAQPSHPGETATLQATVSVAQIQDQLKEIEVEKEELELKISSTTSELTKKSEEVLLLQEQINEQGLEIQNLKAASHEAKAHTEQLKQELESSQLKIADLEHLKTLQPELETLQKHVGQKEEEVSYLVGQLGEKEQTLTTVQTEMEEQERLIKALHTQLEMQAKEHEERLKQVQVEICELKKQPKELEEESKAKQQLQRKLQAALISRKEALKENKSLQEQLSSARDAVEHLTKSLADVESQVSVQNQEKDALLGKLALLQEERDKLIVEMDKSLLENQSLGGSCESLKLALGGLTEDKEKLMKELESVRCSKIAESTEWQEKHKELQKEYEVLLQSYENVSNEAERIQHVVESVRQEKQEVYAKLRSAESDKREREKQLQDAEQEMEEMKEKMRKFAKSKQQKILELEEENDRLRAEAQPVGGANESMEALLSSNASLKEELERITLEYKTLSKEFEALMAEKNTLSEETRNLKLQVEAQELKQASLETTEKSDEPKDVIEEVTEAVVGKSQEQDSLSENAKLEDAEATLLANSAKPGVSETFSSHDDINNYLQQLDQLKGRIAELEMEKQKDRELSQTLENEKNALLTQISAKDSELKLLEEEVAKINMLNQQIQEELSRVTKLKETAEEEKDDLEERLMNQLAELNGSIGNYYQDVTDAQIKNEQLESEMQNLKRCVSELEEEKQQLVKEKTKVESEIRKEYMEKIQGAQKGPGSKIHAKELQELLKEKQQEVKQLQKDCIRYLGRISALEKTVKALEFVHTESQKDLDATKGNLAQAVEHHKKAQAELSSFKILLDDTQSEAARVLADNLKLKKELQSNKESIKSQIKQKDEDLLRRLEQAEEKHRKEKKNMQEKLDALHREKAHVEDTLAEIQVSLTRKDKDMKELQQSLDSTLAQLAAFTKSMSSLQDDRDRVIDEAKKWEQRFGDAIQTKEEEVRLKEENCTALKDQLRQMTIHMEELKITVSRLEHDKEIWESKAQTELQHQQKAYDKLQEENKELMSQLEEAGQLYHDSKNELTKLESELKSLKDQSTDLKNSLEKCREHENNLEGIIKQQEADIQNCKFNCEQLETDLTASRELTTRLHDEINVKEQKIISLLSGKEEAIQVAIAELHQQHSKEIKELENLLSQEEEENLTLEEENKRAVEKTNQLTEALETIKKESLEQKAQLDSFVKSMSSLQDDRDRIVSDYRQLEERHLSVILEKDELIQDAAAENNKLKEEIRGLRGHMDDLNSENAKLDAELIQYRRDLNEVITIKDSQQRQLLEAQLQQNKELRNECVKLEGRLKGSEAEKQSLQMSLDALQEENQGLSKEIKSFKEQLTALHEEGALAVYHAQLRVREEEVQKLTAALSSSQKRTVDLQEELVCVQKEASKKVSEIEDKLKRELKHLHHNAGIMRNETETAEERVAELARDLVEMEQKLLTVTKENKDLTAQIQAFGKSMSSLQDSRDHATEELSDLKKKYDASLKELAQLKGRQDLGRESDVLSQAAFPLTTSENISSRLEKLNQQLTSKDEQLLHLSSELESSHNQVQSFTKAMTSLQNERDHLWNELEKFRKSEEGKQRSAAPSAASSPAEVQSLKKAMSSLQNDRDRLLKELKNLQQQYLQMNQEITELRPLKAQLQESQDQTKALQMMKEELRQENLSWQHELHQLRVEKNSWELHERRMKEQYLMAISDKDQQLGHLQNLLRELRSSSQTQILPTQYQRQASSGTSAALDGSQNLVYETDCLRTQLNDSLKEIHQKELRIQQLNSKFSQLLEEKNILSTQLRDANQSLRDSQHHYSNLFNHCAILERQVQQLQATGPLNADVAPGAPQEKDGIHIKTETETTGEEQPSFSEVQQQLCNTKHDLSELKKLLEEERDQRLTAENALSLAKEQIRRLEHSEWESARTPIIGACGSQEQVLLMDLPGSSCRRTRSSAGWKRVLRSLCRSRTRVPLLAAIYFLMIHVLLVLCFTGHL
- the Golgb1 gene encoding golgin subfamily B member 1 isoform X1, coding for MLSRLSGLANNVLHELSGDYTGWTTMTSSEAELPQGSAMELNNSTQKDVLDRLADAEKLVLELKDIISKQDAQLQQKDEALQEEKKGAESKIKKIKLHAKAKITSLNKQIEELKTQGGAASPPEVQAEELSKHDKSSTEEEMEVEKIKHELQEKEKLISNLQAQLDQAQSEQASQLDKSSAEMEDFVLMRQKLQEKEELIGALQTQLSQTQAEQAAQLSSMQQVVREKDARFETQVRLHEDELLQLVTQSDVETEVQQKLRVMQRKLEEHEEALLGRAQVVDLLQKELTSAEQRNQDLSQQLQLLEAEHSTLRNTMEAERQESKILMEKVELEMAERKEELYQLQGQLERAGQAQAELEMQYGTLQQRHETEMEEKTACISLLQKNEQELQSACDALKEENSKLLQEQQEQAAKSAQALQQLEDELQQKSKEISQFVNKPNLEKHETSSQTSLPDVYNEGVQAVMEESVASLQKRVLELENEKGALLLSSLELEELRAENEKLCSRITLLEAQNRAGEADGMVCEVSTAGIALLNRSDSSTEESGQDVLENTFSQKHKELSVLLVEMKEAQEEIAFLKSQLQGKRPEGDYEVLDRKEVQMMESEGLPSVTARDVLCAPRDKNSVPAVEGEQAGMRDQHGTLEAGPLNDTGMELNSPQPDGVDKSLSAPHVCLCHQGELERLKTQVLELETSLHTAKETHEKNLSEKAKEISSLTQLTKEFKESAEEARSTLTAVCEERDQLLYRVKELDVLGELRAQVRELETSLAEAEKQRGLDYESQRAQHNLLTEQIHSLSIEAKSKDVKIETLQRELDGVQLQFSEQGTQIRSLQSQLQTKESEVLEGAERMKDISKEMEELSQALSQKELEIAQMDQLLLEKKKDVETLQQTIQEKDQQVTELSFSMTEKMVQLNEEKFSLGVEIKTLKEQLSLLSRAEGAKKEQVEDSGAESSPKHGPHESSAQEPVCKDALQQELEWLRKESEQRKRKLQAALISRKELLQKVSKLEEELAKVREESTKDSLRESEKRELEEDSKNKDDPEKYGTSEWRELEVSLRLTISEKEVELEGIRRDLKEKAAAEEELQALVQRMTQDLQNKTKQIDLLQEEITENQATIQKFITGTMDAGDGDSAVKETSVSSPPRAGGGEHWKPELEGKIVDLEKEKTQLQKKLQEALISRKAILKKAQEKEKHLKEELKEQKDAYRHLQEQFDGQSKENENIAARLRQLQAKESTDQQLPGTGQQEPTHGSEGLSLEGTEPASESDLHAAQPSHPGETATLQATVSVAQIQDQLKEIEVEKEELELKISSTTSELTKKSEEVLLLQEQINEQGLEIQNLKAASHEAKAHTEQLKQELESSQLKIADLEHLKTLQPELETLQKHVGQKEEEVSYLVGQLGEKEQTLTTVQTEMEEQERLIKALHTQLEMQAKEHEERLKQVQVEICELKKQPKELEEESKAKQQLQRKLQAALISRKEALKENKSLQEQLSSARDAVEHLTKSLADVESQVSVQNQEKDALLGKLALLQEERDKLIVEMDKSLLENQSLGGSCESLKLALGGLTEDKEKLMKELESVRCSKIAESTEWQEKHKELQKEYEVLLQSYENVSNEAERIQHVVESVRQEKQEVYAKLRSAESDKREREKQLQDAEQEMEEMKEKMRKFAKSKQQKILELEEENDRLRAEAQPVGGANESMEALLSSNASLKEELERITLEYKTLSKEFEALMAEKNTLSEETRNLKLQVEAQELKQASLETTEKSDEPKDVIEEVTEAVVGKSQEQDSLSENAKLEDAEATLLANSAKPGVSETFSSHDDINNYLQQLDQLKGRIAELEMEKQKDRELSQTLENEKNALLTQISAKDSELKLLEEEVAKINMLNQQIQEELSRVTKLKETAEEEKDDLEERLMNQLAELNGSIGNYYQDVTDAQIKNEQLESEMQNLKRCVSELEEEKQQLVKEKTKVESEIRKEYMEKIQGAQKGPGSKIHAKELQELLKEKQQEVKQLQKDCIRYLGRISALEKTVKALEFVHTESQKDLDATKGNLAQAVEHHKKAQAELSSFKILLDDTQSEAARVLADNLKLKKELQSNKESIKSQIKQKDEDLLRRLEQAEEKHRKEKKNMQEKLDALHREKAHVEDTLAEIQVSLTRKDKDMKELQQSLDSTLAQLAAFTKSMSSLQDDRDRVIDEAKKWEQRFGDAIQTKEEEVRLKEENCTALKDQLRQMTIHMEELKITVSRLEHDKEIWESKAQTELQHQQKAYDKLQEENKELMSQLEEAGQLYHDSKNELTKLESELKSLKDQSTDLKNSLEKCREHENNLEGIIKQQEADIQNCKFNCEQLETDLTASRELTTRLHDEINVKEQKIISLLSGKEEAIQVAIAELHQQHSKEIKELENLLSQEEEENLTLEEENKRAVEKTNQLTEALETIKKESLEQKAQLDSFVKSMSSLQDDRDRIVSDYRQLEERHLSVILEKDELIQDAAAENNKLKEEIRGLRGHMDDLNSENAKLDAELIQYRRDLNEVITIKDSQQRQLLEAQLQQNKELRNECVKLEGRLKGSEAEKQSLQMSLDALQEENQGLSKEIKSFKEQLTALHEEGALAVYHAQLRVREEEVQKLTAALSSSQKRTVDLQEELVCVQKEASKKVSEIEDKLKRELKHLHHNAGIMRNETETAEERVAELARDLVEMEQKLLTVTKENKDLTAQIQAFGKSMSSLQDSRDHATEELSDLKKKYDASLKELAQLKGRQDLGRESDVLSQAAFPLTTSENISSRLEKLNQQLTSKDEQLLHLSSELESSHNQVQSFTKAMTSLQNERDHLWNELEKFRKSEEGKQRSAAPSAASSPAEVQSLKKAMSSLQNDRDRLLKELKNLQQQYLQMNQEITELRPLKAQLQESQDQTKALQMMKEELRQENLSWQHELHQLRVEKNSWELHERRMKEQYLMAISDKDQQLGHLQNLLRELRSSSQTQILPTQYQRQASSGTSAALDGSQNLVYETDCLRTQLNDSLKEIHQKELRIQQLNSKFSQLLEEKNILSTQLRDANQSLRDSQHHYSNLFNHCAILERQVQQLQATGPLNADVAPGAPQEKDGIHIKTETETTGEEQPSFSEVQQQLCNTKHDLSELKKLLEEERDQRLTAENALSLAKEQIRRLEHSEWESARTPIIGACGSQEQVLLMDLPGSSCRRTRSSAGWKRVLRSLCRSRTRVPLLAAIYFLMIHVLLVLCFTGHL